Proteins encoded together in one Miscanthus floridulus cultivar M001 chromosome 16, ASM1932011v1, whole genome shotgun sequence window:
- the LOC136513449 gene encoding NAC domain-containing protein 73-like, with amino-acid sequence MTWCNGFNDVRAAVESSLSPPAAAVGKKAAASLAVLVKMCPSCGHRAQYEQESTTIQDLPGLPAGVKFDPTDQELLEHLEGKARPDTRKFHPLVDEFIPTIDGENGICYTHPERLPGVSKDGLVRHFFHRPSRAYTTGTRKRRKVHSGDGDDGGGGETRWHKTGKTRPVLCNGRPRGYKKILVLYTNYGKQRKPEKTNWVMHQYHLGSDEEERDGELVVSKVFFQKHPRQCGSTMAKESAVVVPAAAAAVTGSSNTLIAAGHNQGGGGGVLREANGGADQFYSPGAMMGYGQGVLPSNRAPPAPAAAPPLHA; translated from the exons ATGACGTGGTGCAATGGTTTCAACGACGTGCGCGCCGCCGTGGAGAGCAGCCTGtccccgcccgccgccgccgtgggcAAGAAGGCGGCGGCGTCGCTCGCCGTCCTCGTCAAGATGTGCCCCTCGTGCGGCCACCGCGCGCAGTATGAGCAG GAGAGCACGACGATCCAGGACTTGCCGGGGCTGCCGGCCGGCGTGAAGTTCGACCCGACGGACCAGGAGCTGCTGGAGCACTTGGAGGGGAAGGCGAGGCCGGACACCCGGAAGTTCCACCCCCTCGTCGACGAGTTCATCCCCACCATCGACGGCGAGAACGGCATCTGCTACACGCACCCGGAGAGGCTCCCCG GTGTGAGCAAGGACGGGCTTGTCCGGCACTTTTTCCACCGGCCGTCCAGGGCGTACACGACGGGGACGAGGAAGCGACGGAAGGTGCacagcggcgacggcgacgacggcggcggcggggagacgCGGTGGCACAAGACGGGCAAGACCAGGCCGGTGCTGTGCAACGGCAGGCCGCGCGGGTACAAGAAGATCCTGGTGCTCTACACCAACTACGGCAAGCAGCGCAAGCCCGAGAAGACCAACTGGGTGATGCACCAGTACCACCTCGGCTCGGACGAGGAGGAGCGCGACGGCGAGCTCGTCGTCTCCAAGGTCTTCTTCCAGAAACACCCCAGGCAGTGCGGCTCCACCATGGCCAAGGAGTCCGCCGTCGTcgtccctgccgccgccgccgccgtcaccggCAGCAGCAACACACTTATTGCCGCCGGCCATAAccagggtggtggtggtggcgtccTCAGGGAAGCAAACGGCGGTGCTGATCAGTTCTACAGCCCAGGAGCAATGATGGGGTATGGCCAGGGGGTCCTACCAAGTAACAGGGCACCTCCTGCCCCTGCTGCGGCCCCCCCACTTCATGCCTAA